The Equus caballus isolate H_3958 breed thoroughbred chromosome 12, TB-T2T, whole genome shotgun sequence genome contains a region encoding:
- the NUP160 gene encoding nuclear pore complex protein Nup160 isoform X2, protein MYRSELVVESQMQSIFTDVGKVDFRDPCNYQLIPAVPGLSPNSTSSAAWLSHDGEALFALPSASGGIFVLKLPPYDIPGMVSVVELKQSSVMQRLLIGWMPTAIRGDQGPSDRPLSLAVHCVEHDAFVFALCQDHKLRMWSYKDQMCLMVADILEYVPVNKDLRLTAGTGHKLRLAYSPSMGLYLGVYMHAPKRSQFCVFQLVSTENNRYSLDHISSLFTSQETLIDFALTSTDIWALWHDAEDQTVVKYINFEHNIAGQWNPVFMQPLPEEEIIIRDDQDPREMYLRSLFTPGRFINAALCKALQIFCRGTERNLDLSWSELKKEITLAVESELQGSVTEYEFSQEEFRNLQQEFWCKFYACCLQYQEALSHPLALHLNPHTNMVCLLRKGYLSFLAPSSLVDHLYLLPDENLLTEDETTISDDVDVARDVICLIKCLRLIGESVTMDMSVMMEMSCYNLQSPEKTAEQILEDLITIDVENVMEDICSKLQEIRNPIHAIGLLIREMDYETEVEMEKGFNPAQPLNIRMNLSQLYGSSTAGSIVCRAVCKIASTRFLICRDLLILQQLLMRLGDAVILGAGQLFQAQQDLLHRTAPLLLSYYLIKWGSQCLATDVPIDTLESNLQHLSVLELTDSGALMANKFVSSPQTIVELFFHEVARKHIISHLFSQPKAPLSQTGLNWPEMITAITNYLLQLLWPSNPGCLFLECLMGNCQYVQLQDYIQLLHPWCQVNVGSCRFMLGRCYLVTGEGQKALECFCQAASEVGKEEFLDRLIRSEDGEIVSTPRLQYYDKILRLLDVVGLPELVIQLATSAITEAGDDWKSQATLRTCIFKHHLDLGHNSQAYEALTQIPDSSRQLDCLRQLVVVLCERSQLQDLVEFPYVNLHNEVVGIIESRARAVDLMTHNYYELLYAFHIYRHNYRKAGTVMFEYGMRLGREVRTLRGLEKQGNCYLAAINCLRLIRPEYAWIVQPASGAVYDRPGASPKRNHDGECTAAPTNRQIEILELEDLEKECSLARIRLTLAQHDPSAVAVAGSSSAEEMVTLLVQAGLFDTAISLCQTFKLPLTPVFEGLAFKCIKLQLGGEAAQAEAWAWLAANQLSSVITTKESSATDEAWRLLSTYLERYKVQNNLYHHCVINKLLSHGVPLPNWLINSYKKVDAAELLRLYLNYDLLEEAVDLVSEYVDAVLGKGHQYFGIEFPLSATAPMVWLPYSSIDQLLHALGENSANSHNIALSQKILDKLDDYQQKVDKATRDLLYRRNL, encoded by the exons ATGTATAGGAGT GAGTTGGTAGTTGAAAGTCAGATGCAATCAATATTCACTGATGTTGGAAAAGTTGATTTCAGGGATCCTTGCAACTATCAGTTAATTCCAGCAGTACCTGGACTCTCCCCGAATTCTACCAGCTCGGCAGCCTGGCTTAGCCATGATGGGGAGGCCCTGTTTGCTCTGCCATCTGCTTCGGGAGGAATCTTTGTTCTTAAACTACCTCCTTACGACATACCTG GGATGGTGTCAGTTGTGGAACTGAAGCAGAGTTCAGTAATGCAGCGATTGCTTATAGGCTGGATGCCGACAGCTATCAG AGGCGATCAGGGGCCTTCAGATCGTCCCCTCAGTCTTGCTGTTCATTGTGTTGAGCACGACGCCTTCGTCTTTGCTCTGTGCCAGGACCATAAACTACGAATGTGGTCTTATAAG GACCAGATGTGCCTGATGGTGGCTGACATTTTGGAGTACGTCCCTGTGAATAAAGACCTCCGGCTCACTGCTGGGACTGGACACAAGTTACGACTTGCTTATTCCCCTTCCATGGGACTCTACCTAGGGGTGTACATGCATGCGCCAAAACGAAGCCAG TTCTGCGTTTTCCAGCTGGTGAGCACTGAGAATAACCGCTATAGTCTAGATCACATTTCCTCGCTCTTCACTTCTCAG gAGACACTGATTGACTTTGCCTTAACCTCTACGGATATCTGGGCCCTGTGGCACGATGCTGAGGACCAAACGGTTGTGAAGTACATCAACTTTGAACA TAATATTGCCGGTCAGTGGAATCCAGTTTTCATGCAGCCTCTGCCAGAGGAAGAGATCATTATCAGAGATGATCAAGACCCCAGA GAGATGTATTTACGGAGTCTGTTTACACCAGGACGGTTCATAAATGCAGCTTTATGTAAAGCTTTACAG attttctgtCGAGGAACTGAGAGGAATTTAGATCTTTCCTGGAGtgaactaaagaaagaaattactttaGCTGTTGAAAGTGAG ctCCAGGGAAGTGTAACAGAGTATGAATTTTCCCAGGAAGAATTTCGAAATTTACAACAGGAATTCTGGTGCAAGTTCTATGCGTGTTGTCTTCAGTATCAGGAAGCACTCTCTCATCCTCTTGCCCTGCATTTGAATCCGCACACAAACATGGTGTGCCTGCTGAGAAAA GGGTACCTGTCTTTCCTTGCGCCTTCCTCCTTAGTGGATCATTTGTATCTCCTGCCTGATGAGAACCTTTTGACAGAGGATGAGACAACCATATCTGATG ATGTGGATGTTGCTCGAGATGTCATATGTCTTATAAAATGCCTTCGGCTGATTGGAGAGTCAGTGACTATGGATATGTCAGTAATGATGGAAATGAGTTGTTACAACCTCCAGTCTCCAGAAAAGACTGCAGAACAGATTCTAGAAGATTTGATCACTATTGATGT AGAAAATGTGATGGAGGATATTTGTAGTAAACTGCAAGAGATTAGGAACCCAATCCACGCCATTGGACTTCTTATACGGGAAATGGATTATGAAACAGAAGTGGAAATGGAAAAGGGATTCAATCCAG cTCAGCCTTTGAATATCCGGATGAATCTTTCCCAGCTCTACGGTAGTAGCACAGCAGGGTCTATTGTGTGCAGAGCTGTGTGTAAAATTGCCAGTACTCGCTTCCTCATCTGCCGAGACCTTCTGATCTTACAGCAGCTGTTAATGAGACTAGGAGACGCA GTGATTTTGGGAGCTGGTCAGCTCTTTCAAGCTCAGCAAGACCTACTACATCGAACAGCTCCCCTGCTCTTATCTTATTACCTCATTAAGTGGGGAAGTCAGTGCTTGGCAACTGATGTTCCAATTGACACGCT GGAATCTAATCTCCAACACTTGTCGGTATTGGAACTAACTGACTCCGGTGCTTTAATGGCAAATAAGTTTG tatctAGCCCTCAGACAATTGTGGAATTATTCTTCCATGAAGTTGCAAGAAAACACATTATATCTCATCTCTTCTCTCAACCAAAGGCACCTCTTAGCCAAACTGGGTTGAATTGGCCTGAGATGATTACTGCAATTACCAATTATTTATTGCAGCTTTT ATGGCCTAGCAATCCCGGTTGTCTCTTTCTAGAATGTTTGATGGGAAATTGTCAGTATGTACAATTGCAG GATTATATTCAACTGCTACATCCCTGGTGTCAAGTCAACGTTGGTTCCTGTCGATTTATGCTGGGACGGTGTTACCTGGTCACAGGAGAGGGCCAGAAG gCTCTGGAGTGCTTCTGCCAGGCAGCCTCTGAAGTGGGCAAAGAGGAATTCTTGGATCGCTTGATTCGCTCAGAGGATGGGGAGATCGTGTCCACGCCCAGGCTGCAGTATTATGATAAG ATTTTGCGCCTACTAGATGTTGTTGGTTTGCCTGAGCTGGTTATTCAGCTGGCGACGTCAGCCATAACTGAAGCAGGTGATGACTGGAAAAGTCAG GCTACTTTAAGAACATGCATTTTCAAACATCATTTGGATTTGGGTCACAATAGTCAAGCGTATGAAGCCTTAACCCAAATTCCTGATTCCAGCAG gcaGTTAGATTGTTTACGGCAGCTGGTGGTAGTTCTTTGCGAACGCTCGCAGCTCCAGGATCTTGTAGAGTTTCCCTATGTGAATCTGCACAATGAG GTTGTGGGAATAATTGAATCACGTGCGAGGGCTGTGGACCTTATGACTCACAATTACTATGAGCTTCTGTATGCCTTTCACATCTATCGCCACAATTACCGAAAAG CTGGCACAGTGATGTTTGAGTACGGAATGCGTCTTGGCAGAGAGGTTCGAACTCTCCGGGGACTTGAGAAGCAAGGCAACTGTTATCTGGCTGCTATTAATTGTTTACGACTTATTCGTCCAGAATATGCATGGATTGTGCAGCCAGCATCTGGTGCAGTG taTGATCGCCCTGGAGCATCCCCTAAGAGGAACCATGACGGAGAATGCACAGCTGCCCCAA CAAATAGGCAAATTGAAATCCTGGAACTGGAAGATCTGGAGAAAGAGTGTTCCCTGGCCCGCATTCGCCTCACTTTGGCTCAGCACGATCCGTCAGCGGTTGCAGTTGCAG GAAGTTCGTCAGCAGAGGAGATGGTCACTCTCTTGGTTCAAGCTGGCCTTTTTGACACTGCCATATCGCTCTGCCAGACTTTTAAGCTTCCCTTAACGCCAGTCTTTGAGGGCCTTGCTTTCAA GTGCATCAAGCTGCAGTTGGGAGGGGAGGCAGCACAAGCGGAAGCCTGGGCCTGGCTGGCAGCCAATCAGCTGTCGTCAGTCATCACCACCAAGGAGTCCAG TGCTACAGATGAAGCATGGCGACTGTTATCAACTTACCTGGAAAGGTACAAAGTCCAGAATAATTTATATCACCACTGTGTAATCAACAAGCTCTTGTCTCATGGAGTGCCTCTGCCTAATTGGCTTATAAACAGTTACAAG AAGGTCGATGCTGCTGAGTTGCTCCGTCTCTACTTGAACTATGACCTTTTAGAAGAAGCTGTAGATTTGGTTTCGGAATACGTGGATGCGGTGTTGGGGAAAGGACATCAGTACTTCGGAATTGAG TTTCCACTGTCTGCAACGGCCCCAATGGTGTGGCTCCCGTACTCTTCCATTGATCAGCTGCTCCACGCTCTTGGAGAGAACAGTGCCAACAGTCACAACATTGCA CTGTCCCAGAAAATACTTGACAAACTGGATGACTACCAGCAAAAAGTTGATAAGGCAACACGAGATTTATTATATCGTCGGAACCTGTGA
- the NUP160 gene encoding nuclear pore complex protein Nup160 isoform X1: MAAAGAIERSFVELSGAERERPRHFREFTVCGVGTANALAGAVKYSESAGGFYYVESGKLFSVTRNRFIHWKTSGDTLELVEESLDLNLLNNAVRLKFQNCSLLPGGVHVSETQNHVIILILTNHTVHRLLLPHPSRMYRSELVVESQMQSIFTDVGKVDFRDPCNYQLIPAVPGLSPNSTSSAAWLSHDGEALFALPSASGGIFVLKLPPYDIPGMVSVVELKQSSVMQRLLIGWMPTAIRGDQGPSDRPLSLAVHCVEHDAFVFALCQDHKLRMWSYKDQMCLMVADILEYVPVNKDLRLTAGTGHKLRLAYSPSMGLYLGVYMHAPKRSQFCVFQLVSTENNRYSLDHISSLFTSQETLIDFALTSTDIWALWHDAEDQTVVKYINFEHNIAGQWNPVFMQPLPEEEIIIRDDQDPREMYLRSLFTPGRFINAALCKALQIFCRGTERNLDLSWSELKKEITLAVESELQGSVTEYEFSQEEFRNLQQEFWCKFYACCLQYQEALSHPLALHLNPHTNMVCLLRKGYLSFLAPSSLVDHLYLLPDENLLTEDETTISDDVDVARDVICLIKCLRLIGESVTMDMSVMMEMSCYNLQSPEKTAEQILEDLITIDVENVMEDICSKLQEIRNPIHAIGLLIREMDYETEVEMEKGFNPAQPLNIRMNLSQLYGSSTAGSIVCRAVCKIASTRFLICRDLLILQQLLMRLGDAVILGAGQLFQAQQDLLHRTAPLLLSYYLIKWGSQCLATDVPIDTLESNLQHLSVLELTDSGALMANKFVSSPQTIVELFFHEVARKHIISHLFSQPKAPLSQTGLNWPEMITAITNYLLQLLWPSNPGCLFLECLMGNCQYVQLQDYIQLLHPWCQVNVGSCRFMLGRCYLVTGEGQKALECFCQAASEVGKEEFLDRLIRSEDGEIVSTPRLQYYDKILRLLDVVGLPELVIQLATSAITEAGDDWKSQATLRTCIFKHHLDLGHNSQAYEALTQIPDSSRQLDCLRQLVVVLCERSQLQDLVEFPYVNLHNEVVGIIESRARAVDLMTHNYYELLYAFHIYRHNYRKAGTVMFEYGMRLGREVRTLRGLEKQGNCYLAAINCLRLIRPEYAWIVQPASGAVYDRPGASPKRNHDGECTAAPTNRQIEILELEDLEKECSLARIRLTLAQHDPSAVAVAGSSSAEEMVTLLVQAGLFDTAISLCQTFKLPLTPVFEGLAFKCIKLQLGGEAAQAEAWAWLAANQLSSVITTKESSATDEAWRLLSTYLERYKVQNNLYHHCVINKLLSHGVPLPNWLINSYKKVDAAELLRLYLNYDLLEEAVDLVSEYVDAVLGKGHQYFGIEFPLSATAPMVWLPYSSIDQLLHALGENSANSHNIALSQKILDKLDDYQQKVDKATRDLLYRRNL, from the exons GAAGACCTCCGGAGATACATTGGAGCTGGTGGAAGAGTCATTGGACCTAAACCTGTTGAATAATGCAGTTCGCCTCAAATTCCAAAATTGCAGCCTCTTACCCGGAGGGGTTCATGTCTCTGAGACTCAGAATCACGTGATAATCTTGATACTAACCAATCACACAGTGCACAGGCTACTCTTACCACACCCTTCCCGGATGTATAGGAGT GAGTTGGTAGTTGAAAGTCAGATGCAATCAATATTCACTGATGTTGGAAAAGTTGATTTCAGGGATCCTTGCAACTATCAGTTAATTCCAGCAGTACCTGGACTCTCCCCGAATTCTACCAGCTCGGCAGCCTGGCTTAGCCATGATGGGGAGGCCCTGTTTGCTCTGCCATCTGCTTCGGGAGGAATCTTTGTTCTTAAACTACCTCCTTACGACATACCTG GGATGGTGTCAGTTGTGGAACTGAAGCAGAGTTCAGTAATGCAGCGATTGCTTATAGGCTGGATGCCGACAGCTATCAG AGGCGATCAGGGGCCTTCAGATCGTCCCCTCAGTCTTGCTGTTCATTGTGTTGAGCACGACGCCTTCGTCTTTGCTCTGTGCCAGGACCATAAACTACGAATGTGGTCTTATAAG GACCAGATGTGCCTGATGGTGGCTGACATTTTGGAGTACGTCCCTGTGAATAAAGACCTCCGGCTCACTGCTGGGACTGGACACAAGTTACGACTTGCTTATTCCCCTTCCATGGGACTCTACCTAGGGGTGTACATGCATGCGCCAAAACGAAGCCAG TTCTGCGTTTTCCAGCTGGTGAGCACTGAGAATAACCGCTATAGTCTAGATCACATTTCCTCGCTCTTCACTTCTCAG gAGACACTGATTGACTTTGCCTTAACCTCTACGGATATCTGGGCCCTGTGGCACGATGCTGAGGACCAAACGGTTGTGAAGTACATCAACTTTGAACA TAATATTGCCGGTCAGTGGAATCCAGTTTTCATGCAGCCTCTGCCAGAGGAAGAGATCATTATCAGAGATGATCAAGACCCCAGA GAGATGTATTTACGGAGTCTGTTTACACCAGGACGGTTCATAAATGCAGCTTTATGTAAAGCTTTACAG attttctgtCGAGGAACTGAGAGGAATTTAGATCTTTCCTGGAGtgaactaaagaaagaaattactttaGCTGTTGAAAGTGAG ctCCAGGGAAGTGTAACAGAGTATGAATTTTCCCAGGAAGAATTTCGAAATTTACAACAGGAATTCTGGTGCAAGTTCTATGCGTGTTGTCTTCAGTATCAGGAAGCACTCTCTCATCCTCTTGCCCTGCATTTGAATCCGCACACAAACATGGTGTGCCTGCTGAGAAAA GGGTACCTGTCTTTCCTTGCGCCTTCCTCCTTAGTGGATCATTTGTATCTCCTGCCTGATGAGAACCTTTTGACAGAGGATGAGACAACCATATCTGATG ATGTGGATGTTGCTCGAGATGTCATATGTCTTATAAAATGCCTTCGGCTGATTGGAGAGTCAGTGACTATGGATATGTCAGTAATGATGGAAATGAGTTGTTACAACCTCCAGTCTCCAGAAAAGACTGCAGAACAGATTCTAGAAGATTTGATCACTATTGATGT AGAAAATGTGATGGAGGATATTTGTAGTAAACTGCAAGAGATTAGGAACCCAATCCACGCCATTGGACTTCTTATACGGGAAATGGATTATGAAACAGAAGTGGAAATGGAAAAGGGATTCAATCCAG cTCAGCCTTTGAATATCCGGATGAATCTTTCCCAGCTCTACGGTAGTAGCACAGCAGGGTCTATTGTGTGCAGAGCTGTGTGTAAAATTGCCAGTACTCGCTTCCTCATCTGCCGAGACCTTCTGATCTTACAGCAGCTGTTAATGAGACTAGGAGACGCA GTGATTTTGGGAGCTGGTCAGCTCTTTCAAGCTCAGCAAGACCTACTACATCGAACAGCTCCCCTGCTCTTATCTTATTACCTCATTAAGTGGGGAAGTCAGTGCTTGGCAACTGATGTTCCAATTGACACGCT GGAATCTAATCTCCAACACTTGTCGGTATTGGAACTAACTGACTCCGGTGCTTTAATGGCAAATAAGTTTG tatctAGCCCTCAGACAATTGTGGAATTATTCTTCCATGAAGTTGCAAGAAAACACATTATATCTCATCTCTTCTCTCAACCAAAGGCACCTCTTAGCCAAACTGGGTTGAATTGGCCTGAGATGATTACTGCAATTACCAATTATTTATTGCAGCTTTT ATGGCCTAGCAATCCCGGTTGTCTCTTTCTAGAATGTTTGATGGGAAATTGTCAGTATGTACAATTGCAG GATTATATTCAACTGCTACATCCCTGGTGTCAAGTCAACGTTGGTTCCTGTCGATTTATGCTGGGACGGTGTTACCTGGTCACAGGAGAGGGCCAGAAG gCTCTGGAGTGCTTCTGCCAGGCAGCCTCTGAAGTGGGCAAAGAGGAATTCTTGGATCGCTTGATTCGCTCAGAGGATGGGGAGATCGTGTCCACGCCCAGGCTGCAGTATTATGATAAG ATTTTGCGCCTACTAGATGTTGTTGGTTTGCCTGAGCTGGTTATTCAGCTGGCGACGTCAGCCATAACTGAAGCAGGTGATGACTGGAAAAGTCAG GCTACTTTAAGAACATGCATTTTCAAACATCATTTGGATTTGGGTCACAATAGTCAAGCGTATGAAGCCTTAACCCAAATTCCTGATTCCAGCAG gcaGTTAGATTGTTTACGGCAGCTGGTGGTAGTTCTTTGCGAACGCTCGCAGCTCCAGGATCTTGTAGAGTTTCCCTATGTGAATCTGCACAATGAG GTTGTGGGAATAATTGAATCACGTGCGAGGGCTGTGGACCTTATGACTCACAATTACTATGAGCTTCTGTATGCCTTTCACATCTATCGCCACAATTACCGAAAAG CTGGCACAGTGATGTTTGAGTACGGAATGCGTCTTGGCAGAGAGGTTCGAACTCTCCGGGGACTTGAGAAGCAAGGCAACTGTTATCTGGCTGCTATTAATTGTTTACGACTTATTCGTCCAGAATATGCATGGATTGTGCAGCCAGCATCTGGTGCAGTG taTGATCGCCCTGGAGCATCCCCTAAGAGGAACCATGACGGAGAATGCACAGCTGCCCCAA CAAATAGGCAAATTGAAATCCTGGAACTGGAAGATCTGGAGAAAGAGTGTTCCCTGGCCCGCATTCGCCTCACTTTGGCTCAGCACGATCCGTCAGCGGTTGCAGTTGCAG GAAGTTCGTCAGCAGAGGAGATGGTCACTCTCTTGGTTCAAGCTGGCCTTTTTGACACTGCCATATCGCTCTGCCAGACTTTTAAGCTTCCCTTAACGCCAGTCTTTGAGGGCCTTGCTTTCAA GTGCATCAAGCTGCAGTTGGGAGGGGAGGCAGCACAAGCGGAAGCCTGGGCCTGGCTGGCAGCCAATCAGCTGTCGTCAGTCATCACCACCAAGGAGTCCAG TGCTACAGATGAAGCATGGCGACTGTTATCAACTTACCTGGAAAGGTACAAAGTCCAGAATAATTTATATCACCACTGTGTAATCAACAAGCTCTTGTCTCATGGAGTGCCTCTGCCTAATTGGCTTATAAACAGTTACAAG AAGGTCGATGCTGCTGAGTTGCTCCGTCTCTACTTGAACTATGACCTTTTAGAAGAAGCTGTAGATTTGGTTTCGGAATACGTGGATGCGGTGTTGGGGAAAGGACATCAGTACTTCGGAATTGAG TTTCCACTGTCTGCAACGGCCCCAATGGTGTGGCTCCCGTACTCTTCCATTGATCAGCTGCTCCACGCTCTTGGAGAGAACAGTGCCAACAGTCACAACATTGCA CTGTCCCAGAAAATACTTGACAAACTGGATGACTACCAGCAAAAAGTTGATAAGGCAACACGAGATTTATTATATCGTCGGAACCTGTGA